A stretch of Oryza brachyantha chromosome 4, ObraRS2, whole genome shotgun sequence DNA encodes these proteins:
- the LOC102712160 gene encoding probable calcium-binding protein CML22 codes for MSCQVPTAPAAMPSPPSAPLVKFPLLPRGLLSYLPANLSSILFLPRAACASTCEPAAAASPPPTTTTKKTTMPPAPASPAKKMSPPGAGAQEQQAGSKKKKTADAAELARVFELFDRNGDGRITREELEDSLGKLGIPVPADELAATIARIDANGDGCVDVEEFGELYRSIMAGDNKDGGAGEGAAEEEDGDMREAFRVFDANGDGYITVDELGAVLASLGLKQGRTAEECRRMIGQVDRDGDGRVDFHEFLQMMRGGGFAALG; via the coding sequence ATGAGTTGCCAGGTCCCCACGGCGCCCGCTGCCATGCCGTCGCCACCCTCCGCGCCGCTCGTTAAGTTCCCGCTCCTCCCGCGCGGTCTCCTCTCCTACCTCCCCGCCAACCTCTCCTCCATCCTATTCCTCCCGCGTGCCGCGTGCGCGTCCACCTGTGAGcctgccgccgctgcttcgccgccgccgacgacgacgacgaagaagacgacgatgcCGCCTGCGCCGGCGTCTCCTGCCAAGAAGATGTCGCCGCCGGGAGCTGGAGCTCAGGAGCAGCAGGCAGggagcaagaagaagaagacggcCGACGCCGCAGAGCTGGCGCGCGTGTTCGAGCTGTTCGACCggaacggcgacggccggatcACGCGGGAGGAGCTCGAGGACTCTCTGGGGAAGCTCGGGATCCCCGTGCCGGCCGACGAGCTGGCGGCCACGATCGCGCGCATCGACGCCAACGGCGACGGGTGCGTGGACGTCGAGGAGTTCGGGGAGCTCTACCGCTCCATCATGGCCGGGGACAAcaaggacggcggcgcgggggagggtgccgcggaggaggaggacggggacATGAGGGAGGCGTTCCGGGTGTTCGACGCCAACGGCGACGGGTACATCACGGTGGACGAGCTCGGCGCCGTGCTGGCGTCGCTGGGGCTGAAGCAGGGCCGCACGGCGGAGGAGTGCCGGCGCATGATCGGCCAGGTcgaccgcgacggcgacggccgcgtcGACTTCCACGAGTTCCTCCAGATgatgcgcggcggcgggttcGCCGCCCTCGGCTGA
- the LOC102711251 gene encoding uncharacterized protein LOC102711251 produces the protein MKTPSLLVQCFPGLLPSKATSCVPIVSEKDLHLSSPAVEIIPSKSAHPYKYAGEKVDVQGLDIFKGKVSVADMIAFSPSEVVASKYDGSLKYWESSITLVNIIKNEIRDGQLSFRGKRVLELGCGSGLAGIFACLKGASTVHFQDTNAETIRCRAIPNVLANLEQARDRQNRPSESPVTPSRQLLAPNVHFYAGEWEELHTILSVVQPPAVPTNLSFSEDDFMDGCSSHDGSSIVGQDNIPRRSRKLSGSRAWERASETDQSDGGYDVILISELPYAVNSLKKLYALITKCLRPPYGILYVASKKNLVGSNGGARQLRALMEEEGVLGGHFLTEVSDREIWKFFFK, from the exons ATGAAGACACCATCGCTGCTTGTTCAGTGTTTCCCTGGCTTGCTTCCCAGCAAGGCCACTAGTTGTGTGCCAATTGTATCAGAGAAGGATCTACATCTATCATCACCAGCTGTCGAGATAATCCCATCAAAG AGTGCTCATCCTTACAAATATGCTGGAGAAAAGGTTGATGTTCAAGGTCTTGACATTTTCAAA GGAAAGGTCAGTGTAGCGGATATGATAGCCTTTTCCCCTTCTGAAGTAGTAGCATCCAAATATGATG GATCTCTGAAATATTGGGAGAGTTCCATTACTCTTGTCAACATTATTAAAAATGAGATCCGTGATGGGCAGTTGAGCTTCAGGGGAAAGCGGGTTCTAGAG CTTGGATGTGGATCCGGTCTGGCTGGGATTTTTGCCTGTTTGAAG GGCGCATCCACAGTTCATTTTCAGGACACAAATGCAGAAACAATAAGATGCAGAGCAATACCAAACGTGCTTGCAAACCTTGAGCAGGCTCGGGACAGGCAGAACAGACCGTCAGAGAGCCCTGTTACACCATCACGGCAACTGTTAGCTCCGAATGTACATTTCTACGCCGGGGAGTGGGAGGAGCTCCATACAATTCTCTCAGTTGTACAGCCACCTGCAGTGCCAACAAACCTTAGCTTCTCCGAGGATGACTTTATGGATGGCTGCAGTAGCCATGATGGGAGCAGTATAGTTGGTCAAGACAATATTCCCAGGCGATCCAGGAAACTTTCTGGTAGCCGTGCATGGGAGAGGGCCAGTGAGACCGATCAATCAGATGGAGGCTATGATGTAATTTTGATTTCTGAGCTCCCCTATGCGGTGAACTCTCTGAAGAAGCTCTATGCCCTTATCACAAAG TGCCTGCGGCCTCCATACGGAATACTGTATGTGGCTTCAAAGAAGAACTTGGTTGGTTCCAATGGCGGGGCAAGGCAGCTCAGAGCTttgatggaggaggagggtgtcCTTGGTGGCCACTTCTTAACCGAGGTATCTGACAGGGAGATTTGGAAGTTCTTTTTCAAGTAA
- the LOC102711525 gene encoding eIF-2-alpha kinase GCN2 isoform X1 — protein MGHSARKKKKKKKGGAGRKAAKDHAGQLEGDQAALADELTALASIFIEDFKVTSESPHTRFSICIRPYSDGMGFGDSNVSATLDVTCFAGYPHKCPKLRVLPEKTLSREDANRLLSLLVDQANIYSREGRVMIFNLVEAAQEFLSEIAPANNSASTAPWLGSGTALQTTDVDLEVKLDNGSYHGVSYMYNSFDLYSQLYDGGNWNAQGSHPTTDSGRKNIGSQVKSNVRSKRKTIVEKSRVSSDKVNVAKGLSQDNADQKNITNHGTIQESLPNLHVVAEETENDSIVSTSNRENTSGTPERSFSSVHELEDSDLADEAWNDEDSGSDSGFSNVPSSVSDSFDDASRNKRKDLIMVHLLRLACGSKDSLSAALPAISSELCNIGILSEWAKDLISESPAVFGETFGHFFGPQMTSSECSLFWRADNSSRPNSRYLNDFEELRSLGQGGFGRVALCKNKLDGRQYAVKKIRLKDRSPQVNEKILREVATLSRLQHQHVVRYYQAWVETEYGQHHVLNAAGSRTAESSMFSYDDISLSDAGGVNKEESTYLYIQMEYCPRTLRQDFETYTLSFDAYHAWHLFRQIVEGLAHVHSQGIIHRDLTPNNIFFDVRNDIKIGDFGLAKFLKLEQLDHDQYFPSEGMGVSMDGTGQVGTYFYTAPEVEQKWPHINEKVDMYSLGVIFFELWYPFPTAMERHLVLSDLKQKVDPPLSWATQFPGQSNLLRRLLSPSPSERPSAVELLQNDLPPRMEDEWLTDVLRMIQTPEDTYVYDRVISTIFDEERLIGKTQCQHESSKKSTGKSDNSELLDSIIEVSKEVFKRHCAKRFQIPPLHTLEGKFSENKGKTVKILTQGGEMLELCYELRTPFVISVAANQILSYKRYEVSWVHRRAVGHSIPYRFLQGDFDIIGGASPIPEAEIVKVTLDVGAHFYDRKAIIIRLNHSKLAEAVCSWAGVPQERRQNVAEFLSSTLVQYWPNKADRKSQWSLIRGQLLQDLRLSEEVVEKLRKADQRFCGSADQVLARLRGTLFYDKSACKALDDLSAFLKCLRIWSVEEHITIDVLMPPSECYYTDLFFQVYVKEGNPVASSHEKLLAIGGRYDWLIEQAWDKTCKTKPPGAVGVSIALEKFLPNNPSSDVGFPRIEPSISVLVCSRGGGGLLNERMELVVELWEANIKAQFVPQEDPSLQEQYEYANDHDIKCLVFITEAGVSQTELVKVRHMDAKREKEVKREELVKFLSDAICLQFKNPTIWS, from the exons ATGGGGCACAgcgcgaggaagaagaagaagaagaagaagggcgGGGCCGGGCGCAAGGCGGCCAAGGACCACGCCGGCCAGCTCGAGGGCGACCaggccgccctcgccgacgagcTCACGGCACT GGCTTCAATTTTCATTGAAGACTTCAAAGTGACATCAGAATCACCTCATACTCGTTTTAGTATATGTATCAG GCCTTATTCTGATGGCATGGGCTTTGGAGACTCAAATGTTTCAGCAACTCTTGATGTAAC GTGTTTTGCTGGCTATCCACACAAGTGCCCAAAGTTGCGGGTTCTACCTGAAAAGACCTTATCTAGAGAAGATGCTAATCggttactttcacttcttgTTGATCAG GCAAACATTTATTCTCGAGAAGGACGTGTCATGATATTCAATTTGGTAGAGGCTGCCCAAGAGTTCTTGTCAGAAATTGCTCCAGCTAATAATTCAGCAAGCACA GCTCCTTGGTTGGGTTCAGGCACAGCACTGCAAACAACTGATGTAGATCTGGAAGTTAAACTTGACAATGGTTCTTACCATGGAGTGTCTTACATGTATAATTCATTTGACCTGTATAGTCAATTATATGATGGAGGTAATTGGAACGCACAAGGTTCACATCCAACAACTGACAGTGGCAGGAAAAATATTGGTTCTCAAGTCAAATCAAATGTTAGAAGCAAGAGGAAGACGATCGTTGAAAAATCCCGTGTTTCTTCTGATAAGGTTAATGTTGCAAAGGGTTTATCTCAGGATAATGCTGACCAGAAAAATATCACAAATCATGGCACAATTCAGGAGTCTCTTCCAAATTTGCATGTAGTTGCAGAGGAAACTGAAAATGACAGCATTGTGTCAACAAGCAACAGAGAAAATACATCAGGTACTCCAGAGAGGAGTTTTAGCAGTGTGCATGAACTCGAG GACTCTGATCTTGCAGACGAAGCTTGGAATGATGAAGATTCTGGTTCAGACTCTGGATTTTCAAATGTCCCATCTTCTGTTTCAGACAGTTTTGATGATGCTTCACGGAATAAGAGAAAAGATTTAATTATG GTACATTTGCTTCGTCTAGCTTGTGGATCGAAGGACTCTCTTTCAGCTGCTTTGCCAGCAATATCATCGGAGTTATGCAACATAGGG ATTCTTTCCGAATGGGCTAAAGATTTAATTTCGGAATCTCCTGCTGTCTTTGGGGAAACTTTTGGACATTTTTTTGGGCCACAAATG ACCTCTTCGGAGTGCTCCCTATTTTGGAGAGCTGACAATTCATCCAGGCCAAATTCCCGTTATTTGAATGATTTCGAGGAGCTTCGTTCACTTG GCCAAGGTGGCTTTGGTCGTGTTGCACTGTGTAAGAACAAGCTAGATGGCCGTCAATATGCTGTAAAAAAGATACGCTTGAAGGATAGAAGTCCTCAAGTGAATGAAAAGATTCTAAG AGAGGTAGCCACACTTTCACGGTTGCAACATCAGCATGTTGTTCGTTATTACCAG GCATGGGTTGAAACTGAGTATGGTCAACATCATGTTCTGAATGCTGCTGGGTCACGTACTGCTGAAAGCTCTATGTTTAGTTATGATGACATCAGCTTATCAGATGCAGGTGGTGTAAATAAGGAGGAATCTACATACTTGTACATCCAAATGGAGTACTGTCCTAG AACCCTGAGACAGGATTTTGAGACGTATACTTTATCTTTTGATGCTTATCATGCATGGCACCTATTTCGACAAATAGTGGAAGGACTAGCGCATGTTCATAGCCAAGGAATCATACACAGGGACTTGACACctaacaacatattttttgatgttcGTAATGATATCAAAATAGGAGATTTTGGTCTTG CCAAATTTCTAAAGCTGGAGCAGCTAGATCATGACCAATATTTTCCTAGTGAAGGAATGGGTGTTTCAATGGATGGGACAGGTCAAGTCGGCACATACTTTTATACAGCGCCTGAGGTAGAACAGAAATGGCCACATATAAATGAGAAG GTTGACATGTACAGCTTGGGAGTTATATTCTTCGAGCTTTGGTATCCATTTCCAACAGCAATGGAAAGGCACCTTGTTCTTTCTGATCTTAAACAAAAAGTTGATCCTCCATTGTCATGGGCAACACAATTTCCTGGCCAATCGAACCTATTGAGGCGCCTGCTGTCTCCCAGTCCATCTGAACGTCCATCTGCTGTTGAGCTTCTGCAAAATGATCTGCCTCCTCGGATGGAAGATGAGTGGCTAACTG ATGTACTTAGAATGATACAGACTCCAGAAGACACATATGTTTATGACCGAGTTATATCTACAATATTTGATGAAGAAAGGCTGATTGGCAAAACTCAATGCCAGCATGAAAGCAGCAAAAAATCCACTGGTAAAAGTGATAACAGTGAACTTCTAGACTCTATCATTGAGGTTAGCAAGGAGGTTTTTAAGCGACATTGTGCTAAAAGATTCCAGATACCCCCCTTGCATACACTGGAAGGGAAATTCAGTGAAAACAa GGGAAAGACAGTGAAGATCTTAACTCAAGGAGGAGAGATGCTAGAACTTTGCTATGAGTTGCGGACACCATTTGTTATATCAGTTGCTGCTAACCAG ATATTATCCTATAAGCGTTATGAAGTATCATGGGTTCATCGAAGAGCAGTTGGCCATTCAATTCCTTATCGCTTTCTTCAG gGTGATTTCGACATTATCGGAGGTGCTTCACCAATACCAGAGGCTGAAATTGTAAAG GTCACTTTGGACGTTGGGGCACACTTTTATGATCGAAAGGCAATAATTATTCGTCTGAATCATAGCAAACTTGCTGAAGCAGTTTGTTCCTGGGCAGGAGTTCCTCAAGAACGGAGACAAAATGTTGCCGAG TTTTTATCTTCAACTCTTGTTCAGTACTGGCCAAATAAGGCTGATCGCAAGTCACAATGGAGTTTGATTCGTGGGCAATTATTACAG GATCTTCGTCTTTCGGAAGAGGTTGTTGAGAAGCTACGTAAAGCTGATCAGAGATTTTGTGGTTCTGCAGATCAAGTACTTGCTAGATTAAGAGGGACCCTGTTCTACG ATAAATCTGCTTGCAAGGCTCTCGATGATCTCTCAGCATTTCTCAAATGTTTGAGAATATGGTCAGTTGAAGAACATATTACTATTGATGTACTCATGCCTCCTTCAGAATGTTACTACACAGATCTGTTTTTTCAG GTCTACGTGAAAGAAGGAAATCCTGTAGCAAGTTCCCATGAAAAGTTACTAGCCATTGGGGGGCGATATGATTGGTTGATAGAGCAAGCTTGGGATAAGACATGT AAAACCAAACCACCGGGCGCTGTTGGTGTCAGCATTGCACTCGAGAAATTTCTTCCTAATAATCCTTCATCTGACGTTGGGTTCCCAAG GATTGAACCAAGCATCAGTGTTCTTGTTTGTTCAAGGGGAGGTGGTGGTCTTTTGAATGAGCGTATGGAACTTGTTGTGGAACTTTGGGAAGCTAATATAAAG GCCCAATTTGTCCCTCAGGAAGACCCAAGTCTTCAAGAACAATATGAATATGCCAATGACCATGACATCAAATGCCTTGTATTCATCACTGAAGCAGGTGTCTCACAAACAGAACTAGTGAAG GTTCGACATATGGATGcaaaaagggagaaggaagTTAAAAGAGAGGAACTTGTTAAGTTCTTGTCTGATGCAATATGTTTACAGTTCAAAAATCCTACAATCTGGAGCTGA
- the LOC102711525 gene encoding eIF-2-alpha kinase GCN2 isoform X2 — protein MIFNLVEAAQEFLSEIAPANNSASTAPWLGSGTALQTTDVDLEVKLDNGSYHGVSYMYNSFDLYSQLYDGGNWNAQGSHPTTDSGRKNIGSQVKSNVRSKRKTIVEKSRVSSDKVNVAKGLSQDNADQKNITNHGTIQESLPNLHVVAEETENDSIVSTSNRENTSGTPERSFSSVHELEDSDLADEAWNDEDSGSDSGFSNVPSSVSDSFDDASRNKRKDLIMVHLLRLACGSKDSLSAALPAISSELCNIGILSEWAKDLISESPAVFGETFGHFFGPQMTSSECSLFWRADNSSRPNSRYLNDFEELRSLGQGGFGRVALCKNKLDGRQYAVKKIRLKDRSPQVNEKILREVATLSRLQHQHVVRYYQAWVETEYGQHHVLNAAGSRTAESSMFSYDDISLSDAGGVNKEESTYLYIQMEYCPRTLRQDFETYTLSFDAYHAWHLFRQIVEGLAHVHSQGIIHRDLTPNNIFFDVRNDIKIGDFGLAKFLKLEQLDHDQYFPSEGMGVSMDGTGQVGTYFYTAPEVEQKWPHINEKVDMYSLGVIFFELWYPFPTAMERHLVLSDLKQKVDPPLSWATQFPGQSNLLRRLLSPSPSERPSAVELLQNDLPPRMEDEWLTDVLRMIQTPEDTYVYDRVISTIFDEERLIGKTQCQHESSKKSTGKSDNSELLDSIIEVSKEVFKRHCAKRFQIPPLHTLEGKFSENKGKTVKILTQGGEMLELCYELRTPFVISVAANQILSYKRYEVSWVHRRAVGHSIPYRFLQGDFDIIGGASPIPEAEIVKVTLDVGAHFYDRKAIIIRLNHSKLAEAVCSWAGVPQERRQNVAEFLSSTLVQYWPNKADRKSQWSLIRGQLLQDLRLSEEVVEKLRKADQRFCGSADQVLARLRGTLFYDKSACKALDDLSAFLKCLRIWSVEEHITIDVLMPPSECYYTDLFFQVYVKEGNPVASSHEKLLAIGGRYDWLIEQAWDKTCKTKPPGAVGVSIALEKFLPNNPSSDVGFPRIEPSISVLVCSRGGGGLLNERMELVVELWEANIKAQFVPQEDPSLQEQYEYANDHDIKCLVFITEAGVSQTELVKVRHMDAKREKEVKREELVKFLSDAICLQFKNPTIWS, from the exons ATGATATTCAATTTGGTAGAGGCTGCCCAAGAGTTCTTGTCAGAAATTGCTCCAGCTAATAATTCAGCAAGCACA GCTCCTTGGTTGGGTTCAGGCACAGCACTGCAAACAACTGATGTAGATCTGGAAGTTAAACTTGACAATGGTTCTTACCATGGAGTGTCTTACATGTATAATTCATTTGACCTGTATAGTCAATTATATGATGGAGGTAATTGGAACGCACAAGGTTCACATCCAACAACTGACAGTGGCAGGAAAAATATTGGTTCTCAAGTCAAATCAAATGTTAGAAGCAAGAGGAAGACGATCGTTGAAAAATCCCGTGTTTCTTCTGATAAGGTTAATGTTGCAAAGGGTTTATCTCAGGATAATGCTGACCAGAAAAATATCACAAATCATGGCACAATTCAGGAGTCTCTTCCAAATTTGCATGTAGTTGCAGAGGAAACTGAAAATGACAGCATTGTGTCAACAAGCAACAGAGAAAATACATCAGGTACTCCAGAGAGGAGTTTTAGCAGTGTGCATGAACTCGAG GACTCTGATCTTGCAGACGAAGCTTGGAATGATGAAGATTCTGGTTCAGACTCTGGATTTTCAAATGTCCCATCTTCTGTTTCAGACAGTTTTGATGATGCTTCACGGAATAAGAGAAAAGATTTAATTATG GTACATTTGCTTCGTCTAGCTTGTGGATCGAAGGACTCTCTTTCAGCTGCTTTGCCAGCAATATCATCGGAGTTATGCAACATAGGG ATTCTTTCCGAATGGGCTAAAGATTTAATTTCGGAATCTCCTGCTGTCTTTGGGGAAACTTTTGGACATTTTTTTGGGCCACAAATG ACCTCTTCGGAGTGCTCCCTATTTTGGAGAGCTGACAATTCATCCAGGCCAAATTCCCGTTATTTGAATGATTTCGAGGAGCTTCGTTCACTTG GCCAAGGTGGCTTTGGTCGTGTTGCACTGTGTAAGAACAAGCTAGATGGCCGTCAATATGCTGTAAAAAAGATACGCTTGAAGGATAGAAGTCCTCAAGTGAATGAAAAGATTCTAAG AGAGGTAGCCACACTTTCACGGTTGCAACATCAGCATGTTGTTCGTTATTACCAG GCATGGGTTGAAACTGAGTATGGTCAACATCATGTTCTGAATGCTGCTGGGTCACGTACTGCTGAAAGCTCTATGTTTAGTTATGATGACATCAGCTTATCAGATGCAGGTGGTGTAAATAAGGAGGAATCTACATACTTGTACATCCAAATGGAGTACTGTCCTAG AACCCTGAGACAGGATTTTGAGACGTATACTTTATCTTTTGATGCTTATCATGCATGGCACCTATTTCGACAAATAGTGGAAGGACTAGCGCATGTTCATAGCCAAGGAATCATACACAGGGACTTGACACctaacaacatattttttgatgttcGTAATGATATCAAAATAGGAGATTTTGGTCTTG CCAAATTTCTAAAGCTGGAGCAGCTAGATCATGACCAATATTTTCCTAGTGAAGGAATGGGTGTTTCAATGGATGGGACAGGTCAAGTCGGCACATACTTTTATACAGCGCCTGAGGTAGAACAGAAATGGCCACATATAAATGAGAAG GTTGACATGTACAGCTTGGGAGTTATATTCTTCGAGCTTTGGTATCCATTTCCAACAGCAATGGAAAGGCACCTTGTTCTTTCTGATCTTAAACAAAAAGTTGATCCTCCATTGTCATGGGCAACACAATTTCCTGGCCAATCGAACCTATTGAGGCGCCTGCTGTCTCCCAGTCCATCTGAACGTCCATCTGCTGTTGAGCTTCTGCAAAATGATCTGCCTCCTCGGATGGAAGATGAGTGGCTAACTG ATGTACTTAGAATGATACAGACTCCAGAAGACACATATGTTTATGACCGAGTTATATCTACAATATTTGATGAAGAAAGGCTGATTGGCAAAACTCAATGCCAGCATGAAAGCAGCAAAAAATCCACTGGTAAAAGTGATAACAGTGAACTTCTAGACTCTATCATTGAGGTTAGCAAGGAGGTTTTTAAGCGACATTGTGCTAAAAGATTCCAGATACCCCCCTTGCATACACTGGAAGGGAAATTCAGTGAAAACAa GGGAAAGACAGTGAAGATCTTAACTCAAGGAGGAGAGATGCTAGAACTTTGCTATGAGTTGCGGACACCATTTGTTATATCAGTTGCTGCTAACCAG ATATTATCCTATAAGCGTTATGAAGTATCATGGGTTCATCGAAGAGCAGTTGGCCATTCAATTCCTTATCGCTTTCTTCAG gGTGATTTCGACATTATCGGAGGTGCTTCACCAATACCAGAGGCTGAAATTGTAAAG GTCACTTTGGACGTTGGGGCACACTTTTATGATCGAAAGGCAATAATTATTCGTCTGAATCATAGCAAACTTGCTGAAGCAGTTTGTTCCTGGGCAGGAGTTCCTCAAGAACGGAGACAAAATGTTGCCGAG TTTTTATCTTCAACTCTTGTTCAGTACTGGCCAAATAAGGCTGATCGCAAGTCACAATGGAGTTTGATTCGTGGGCAATTATTACAG GATCTTCGTCTTTCGGAAGAGGTTGTTGAGAAGCTACGTAAAGCTGATCAGAGATTTTGTGGTTCTGCAGATCAAGTACTTGCTAGATTAAGAGGGACCCTGTTCTACG ATAAATCTGCTTGCAAGGCTCTCGATGATCTCTCAGCATTTCTCAAATGTTTGAGAATATGGTCAGTTGAAGAACATATTACTATTGATGTACTCATGCCTCCTTCAGAATGTTACTACACAGATCTGTTTTTTCAG GTCTACGTGAAAGAAGGAAATCCTGTAGCAAGTTCCCATGAAAAGTTACTAGCCATTGGGGGGCGATATGATTGGTTGATAGAGCAAGCTTGGGATAAGACATGT AAAACCAAACCACCGGGCGCTGTTGGTGTCAGCATTGCACTCGAGAAATTTCTTCCTAATAATCCTTCATCTGACGTTGGGTTCCCAAG GATTGAACCAAGCATCAGTGTTCTTGTTTGTTCAAGGGGAGGTGGTGGTCTTTTGAATGAGCGTATGGAACTTGTTGTGGAACTTTGGGAAGCTAATATAAAG GCCCAATTTGTCCCTCAGGAAGACCCAAGTCTTCAAGAACAATATGAATATGCCAATGACCATGACATCAAATGCCTTGTATTCATCACTGAAGCAGGTGTCTCACAAACAGAACTAGTGAAG GTTCGACATATGGATGcaaaaagggagaaggaagTTAAAAGAGAGGAACTTGTTAAGTTCTTGTCTGATGCAATATGTTTACAGTTCAAAAATCCTACAATCTGGAGCTGA